One Pieris napi chromosome 13, ilPieNapi1.2, whole genome shotgun sequence genomic window carries:
- the LOC125055207 gene encoding RNA-binding protein 26 isoform X9 — protein MIIENPDAFKTWLTSILEPLCDADPAALAKYVYALVKKDKALDELRDGMLDQLDVFLQQETKPFVEMLFKALESQEYLKPVEEKKDEMAIEPEVPVEEPQPENHVAPMPTDMPEDKQRNHSPPAAEVKEPPRHRVVVPRRPPQHEHTLVKVLPTELLEEPVEPPRRRDRRNDLIRDKDDRRRRRSRSWERRSRARRHPRDDGHPDRRYDKRRPSRSPSPRGRYRNRSPPTALLDRQPSRSRSRSPMTRDRDLERERDRLRPARELERDRMSRDREHRDRLSRSRDRERSRDRSRDRTLSPHDTRLDHTDTYKRRCRDFDVKGYCMRGDLCEWDHGVDPVVLEDAALTRVLALPPPVPEYNPATPDIWVGGGFAAFPPAPHPPPAHHMTPRELVPIPRVRHEMPTGAMVPPVPRHPPPMKKNFDYNRLGSNRPPLPGKGMNCSLEVKKVPHGLNDITHLNNHFSKFGKIVNIQVCFEGDPEAALVTFSNPTEANVAYKSTEAVLNNRFIKLFWHNPENKQENAAPTAQQKNQNSNPLSHNKVYINKDNIKASEQNKQKEKLKETNGETEKKDEKPLDKYKEVMERYKRAQVLLQTQLTQQKVTISKLESGNVSEEQKTEFMETIKAAQGAIEKLRKELVAYNGMIKHLQGKKPKTAAEAQKEILDAELDIITKQQEGQDVTELAKKIVDMRRKMSIQFPSHTSVRKVHSSYRIIRRRLRGGRFNPAMRYTRNAAAPAPKTFSDLSVDHRPRTLLISGFEPDELEAVQTHFAKYGEIVGKVVNMSVPELTVQYKIRPQAEMALMRGRNYNDRTLSITWVANNKPLGAAPSATQNGDAPAQENSKDTQNQEQSEDFRFDEEDEDEADEERSWRR, from the exons ATGATTATAGAAAATCCAGATGCGTTCAAAACATGGTTGACCTCCATATTGGAACCCCT ATGTGATGCTGATCCGGCAGCATTAGCCAAATATGTCTATGCACTTGTTAAGAAAGACAAGGCATTGGATGAGCTTCGTGATGGAATGCTGGATCAGCTTGATGTGTTCTTGCAACAAg AGACCAAACCGTTTGTAGAGATGCTGTTTAAGGCATTGGAGAGCCAGGAGTACCTAAAGCCTGTTGAGGAGAAGAAAGATGAAATGGCAATAGAACCTGAAGTACCAGTTGAGGAGCCACAACCTGAGAATCATG tgGCTCCAATGCCTACGGACATGCCTGAAGACAAGCAACGGAACCATTCCCCCCCTGCTGCAGAAGTGAAGGAGCCTCCTCGACACCGAGTCGTGGTACCAAGGAGACCTCCGCAACATGAGCATACTCTAGTCAAG GTATTACCTACTGAACTCCTAGAAGAACCAGTGGAACCTCCAAGGAGAAGAGATAGAAGGAATGATTTG ATACGTGATAAAGATGACCGTCGCCGCCGCCGTTCCCGGTCATGGGAGAGACGTTCCCGGGCGAGACGACACCCACGTGACGATGGACATCCGGATAGACGGTATGATAAGAG GAGACCATCACGATCTCCATCACCAAGAGGTCGGTATAGGAACAGAAGTCCACCGACTGCATTATTGGATAGACAGCCTAGCCGGTCTAG GTCAAGATCTCCAATGACTCGTGATAGAGATCTCGAGAGAGAAAGAGATAGACTGCGTCCCGCGCGTGAGTTGGAGCGAGATAGAATGTCGCGCGACCGAGAGCACCGGGATCGCTTGTCTCGCTCTAGAGACCGAGAAAG GTCTCGTGACAGATCGCGCGATAGGACGTTATCGCCGCACGACACAAGATTAGACCACACGGACACGTACAAACGGAGATGTCGAGACTTTGACG TGAAAGGCTACTGTATGCGCGGCGATCTTTGCGAATGGGATCACGGTGTGGATCCCGTTGTGCTGGAAGACGCTGCTCTTACCAGAGTTCTGGCTTTGCCACCACCTGTACCAG AATACAACCCGGCTACTCCGGACATCTGGGTGGGAGGAGGATTCGCGGCGTTCCCCCCGGCGCCTCACCCCCCGCCCGCCCATCACATGACGCCCAGGGAACTTGTGCCTATACCTAG AGTACGTCACGAAATGCCAACTGGAGCGATGGTACCTCCCGTGCCGAGACATCCTCCGCCGATGAAGAAGAACTTTGACTATAATAGACTTG gcTCTAACAGACCACCGTTACCGGGAAAGGGTATGAATTGCTCCTTAGAAGTGAAGAAAGTGCCTCACGGACTCAACGACATAACACATCTGAACAACCACTTCAGCAAGTTTGGCAAGATCGTTAATATTCAG GTTTGCTTTGAAGGCGATCCCGAAGCAGCCCTTGTGACATTCTCTAATCCAACGGAAGCAAATGTTGCCTACAAAAGTACAGAAGCAGTGTTGAATAATAGATTCATCAAGCTGTTTTGGCACAACCCTGAG AACAAACAAGAGAACGCAGCGCCAACCGCTCAACAGAAAAACCAGAACAGCAACCCACTCTCGCACAACAAAGTCTACATCAACAAAGACAACATTAAGGCGAGTGAGCAGAATAAACAGAAAGAAAAG TTGAAAGAGACGAACGGCGAAACAGAGAAGAAAGACGAGAAACCGTTGGACAAGTACAAGGAAGTTATGGAGAGGTACAAACGTGCCCAGGTGCTTCTTCAGACGCAGCTGACGCAGCAGAAAGTTACCATAAGCAAGTTGGAGAGTG GTAACGTCAGTGAAGAGCAGAAAACAGAATTCATGGAGACGATAAAGGCTGCACAAGGGGCCATAGAGAAATTGAGGAAAGAACTTGTTGCATACAATGGCATGATCAAACATCTGCAG GGAAAGAAGCCAAAAACGGCTGCAGAGGCCCAAAAAGAGATTCTGGATGCTGAACTGGATATCATTACTAAACAACAg GAGGGGCAAGACGTTACGGAATTGGCGAAGAAAATTGTAGACATGCGACGCAAGATGTCCATACAGTTTCCATCTCACACAAGCGTTAGAAAAGTCCACTCTAG CTATCGAATTATCAGGAGACGGCTTCG GGGTGGTCGTTTTAACCCCGCAATGCGTTACACGCGTAACGCAGCCGCACCGGCCCCGAAGACGTTCAGCGATTTGTCTGTCGATCACCGGCCTCGCACTCTGCTGATATCCGGCTTTGAACCGGATGAATTGGAGGCCGTGCAGACGCATTTTGCG AAATATGGAGAGATTGTCGGTAAAGTCGTGAACATGTCTGTCCCGGAACTGACGGTGCAGTACAAAATCCGACCCCAAGCTGAAATGGCTCTGATGCGTGGCAGGAACTACAATGATCGGACGCTCAGT ATAACGTGGGTAGCCAACAATAAGCCCCTTGGAGCAGCGCCAAGCGCGACCCAAAATGGAGATGCGCCAGCGCAGGAGAACAGTAAGGATACGCAG AACCAGGAGCAAAGCGAGGACTTCCGGTTCGATGAGGAAGATGAGGATGAAGCCGACGAAGAAAGGTCTTGGAGGCGTTGA
- the LOC125055207 gene encoding RNA-binding protein 26 isoform X3, protein MIIENPDAFKTWLTSILEPLCDADPAALAKYVYALVKKDKALDELRDGMLDQLDVFLQQETKPFVEMLFKALESQEYLKPVEEKKDEMAIEPEVPVEEPQPENHVAPMPTDMPEDKQRNHSPPAAEVKEPPRHRVVVPRRPPQHEHTLVKVLPTELLEEPVEPPRRRDRRNDLIRDKDDRRRRRSRSWERRSRARRHPRDDGHPDRRRPSRSPSPRGRYRNRSPPTALLDRQPSRSRSRSPMTRDRDLERERDRLRPARELERDRMSRDREHRDRLSRSRDRERSRDRSRDRTLSPHDTRLDHTDTYKRRCRDFDVKGYCMRGDLCEWDHGVDPVVLEDAALTRVLALPPPVPGKDIEYNPATPDIWVGGGFAAFPPAPHPPPAHHMTPRELVPIPRVRHEMPTGAMVPPVPRHPPPMKKNFDYNRLGSNRPPLPGKGMNCSLEVKKVPHGLNDITHLNNHFSKFGKIVNIQVCFEGDPEAALVTFSNPTEANVAYKSTEAVLNNRFIKLFWHNPENKQENAAPTAQQKNQNSNPLSHNKVYINKDNIKASEQNKQKEKLKETNGETEKKDEKPLDKYKEVMERYKRAQVLLQTQLTQQKVTISKLESGNVSEEQKTEFMETIKAAQGAIEKLRKELVAYNGMIKHLQEENVSRSMSRLQLNQGKKPKTAAEAQKEILDAELDIITKQQEGQDVTELAKKIVDMRRKMSIQFPSHTSVRKVHSSYRIIRRRLRGGRFNPAMRYTRNAAAPAPKTFSDLSVDHRPRTLLISGFEPDELEAVQTHFAKYGEIVGKVVNMSVPELTVQYKIRPQAEMALMRGRNYNDRTLSITWVANNKPLGAAPSATQNGDAPAQENSKDTQNQEQSEDFRFDEEDEDEADEERSWRR, encoded by the exons ATGATTATAGAAAATCCAGATGCGTTCAAAACATGGTTGACCTCCATATTGGAACCCCT ATGTGATGCTGATCCGGCAGCATTAGCCAAATATGTCTATGCACTTGTTAAGAAAGACAAGGCATTGGATGAGCTTCGTGATGGAATGCTGGATCAGCTTGATGTGTTCTTGCAACAAg AGACCAAACCGTTTGTAGAGATGCTGTTTAAGGCATTGGAGAGCCAGGAGTACCTAAAGCCTGTTGAGGAGAAGAAAGATGAAATGGCAATAGAACCTGAAGTACCAGTTGAGGAGCCACAACCTGAGAATCATG tgGCTCCAATGCCTACGGACATGCCTGAAGACAAGCAACGGAACCATTCCCCCCCTGCTGCAGAAGTGAAGGAGCCTCCTCGACACCGAGTCGTGGTACCAAGGAGACCTCCGCAACATGAGCATACTCTAGTCAAG GTATTACCTACTGAACTCCTAGAAGAACCAGTGGAACCTCCAAGGAGAAGAGATAGAAGGAATGATTTG ATACGTGATAAAGATGACCGTCGCCGCCGCCGTTCCCGGTCATGGGAGAGACGTTCCCGGGCGAGACGACACCCACGTGACGATGGACATCCGGATAGACG GAGACCATCACGATCTCCATCACCAAGAGGTCGGTATAGGAACAGAAGTCCACCGACTGCATTATTGGATAGACAGCCTAGCCGGTCTAG GTCAAGATCTCCAATGACTCGTGATAGAGATCTCGAGAGAGAAAGAGATAGACTGCGTCCCGCGCGTGAGTTGGAGCGAGATAGAATGTCGCGCGACCGAGAGCACCGGGATCGCTTGTCTCGCTCTAGAGACCGAGAAAG GTCTCGTGACAGATCGCGCGATAGGACGTTATCGCCGCACGACACAAGATTAGACCACACGGACACGTACAAACGGAGATGTCGAGACTTTGACG TGAAAGGCTACTGTATGCGCGGCGATCTTTGCGAATGGGATCACGGTGTGGATCCCGTTGTGCTGGAAGACGCTGCTCTTACCAGAGTTCTGGCTTTGCCACCACCTGTACCAGGTAAAGATATTg AATACAACCCGGCTACTCCGGACATCTGGGTGGGAGGAGGATTCGCGGCGTTCCCCCCGGCGCCTCACCCCCCGCCCGCCCATCACATGACGCCCAGGGAACTTGTGCCTATACCTAG AGTACGTCACGAAATGCCAACTGGAGCGATGGTACCTCCCGTGCCGAGACATCCTCCGCCGATGAAGAAGAACTTTGACTATAATAGACTTG gcTCTAACAGACCACCGTTACCGGGAAAGGGTATGAATTGCTCCTTAGAAGTGAAGAAAGTGCCTCACGGACTCAACGACATAACACATCTGAACAACCACTTCAGCAAGTTTGGCAAGATCGTTAATATTCAG GTTTGCTTTGAAGGCGATCCCGAAGCAGCCCTTGTGACATTCTCTAATCCAACGGAAGCAAATGTTGCCTACAAAAGTACAGAAGCAGTGTTGAATAATAGATTCATCAAGCTGTTTTGGCACAACCCTGAG AACAAACAAGAGAACGCAGCGCCAACCGCTCAACAGAAAAACCAGAACAGCAACCCACTCTCGCACAACAAAGTCTACATCAACAAAGACAACATTAAGGCGAGTGAGCAGAATAAACAGAAAGAAAAG TTGAAAGAGACGAACGGCGAAACAGAGAAGAAAGACGAGAAACCGTTGGACAAGTACAAGGAAGTTATGGAGAGGTACAAACGTGCCCAGGTGCTTCTTCAGACGCAGCTGACGCAGCAGAAAGTTACCATAAGCAAGTTGGAGAGTG GTAACGTCAGTGAAGAGCAGAAAACAGAATTCATGGAGACGATAAAGGCTGCACAAGGGGCCATAGAGAAATTGAGGAAAGAACTTGTTGCATACAATGGCATGATCAAACATCTGCAG gAGGAGAATGTGTCGCGCTCCATGTCTCGGCTACAACTGAATCAG GGAAAGAAGCCAAAAACGGCTGCAGAGGCCCAAAAAGAGATTCTGGATGCTGAACTGGATATCATTACTAAACAACAg GAGGGGCAAGACGTTACGGAATTGGCGAAGAAAATTGTAGACATGCGACGCAAGATGTCCATACAGTTTCCATCTCACACAAGCGTTAGAAAAGTCCACTCTAG CTATCGAATTATCAGGAGACGGCTTCG GGGTGGTCGTTTTAACCCCGCAATGCGTTACACGCGTAACGCAGCCGCACCGGCCCCGAAGACGTTCAGCGATTTGTCTGTCGATCACCGGCCTCGCACTCTGCTGATATCCGGCTTTGAACCGGATGAATTGGAGGCCGTGCAGACGCATTTTGCG AAATATGGAGAGATTGTCGGTAAAGTCGTGAACATGTCTGTCCCGGAACTGACGGTGCAGTACAAAATCCGACCCCAAGCTGAAATGGCTCTGATGCGTGGCAGGAACTACAATGATCGGACGCTCAGT ATAACGTGGGTAGCCAACAATAAGCCCCTTGGAGCAGCGCCAAGCGCGACCCAAAATGGAGATGCGCCAGCGCAGGAGAACAGTAAGGATACGCAG AACCAGGAGCAAAGCGAGGACTTCCGGTTCGATGAGGAAGATGAGGATGAAGCCGACGAAGAAAGGTCTTGGAGGCGTTGA
- the LOC125055207 gene encoding RNA-binding protein 26 isoform X4: MIIENPDAFKTWLTSILEPLCDADPAALAKYVYALVKKDKALDELRDGMLDQLDVFLQQETKPFVEMLFKALESQEYLKPVEEKKDEMAIEPEVPVEEPQPENHVAPMPTDMPEDKQRNHSPPAAEVKEPPRHRVVVPRRPPQHEHTLVKVLPTELLEEPVEPPRRRDRRNDLIRDKDDRRRRRSRSWERRSRARRHPRDDGHPDRRRPSRSPSPRGRYRNRSPPTALLDRQPSRSRSRSPMTRDRDLERERDRLRPARELERDRMSRDREHRDRLSRSRDRERSRDRSRDRTLSPHDTRLDHTDTYKRRCRDFDVKGYCMRGDLCEWDHGVDPVVLEDAALTRVLALPPPVPEYNPATPDIWVGGGFAAFPPAPHPPPAHHMTPRELVPIPRVRHEMPTGAMVPPVPRHPPPMKKNFDYNRLGSNRPPLPGKGMNCSLEVKKVPHGLNDITHLNNHFSKFGKIVNIQVCFEGDPEAALVTFSNPTEANVAYKSTEAVLNNRFIKLFWHNPENKQENAAPTAQQKNQNSNPLSHNKVYINKDNIKASEQNKQKEKLKETNGETEKKDEKPLDKYKEVMERYKRAQVLLQTQLTQQKVTISKLESGNVSEEQKTEFMETIKAAQGAIEKLRKELVAYNGMIKHLQEENVSRSMSRLQLNQGKKPKTAAEAQKEILDAELDIITKQQEGQDVTELAKKIVDMRRKMSIQFPSHTSVRKVHSSYRIIRRRLRGGRFNPAMRYTRNAAAPAPKTFSDLSVDHRPRTLLISGFEPDELEAVQTHFAKYGEIVGKVVNMSVPELTVQYKIRPQAEMALMRGRNYNDRTLSITWVANNKPLGAAPSATQNGDAPAQENSKDTQNQEQSEDFRFDEEDEDEADEERSWRR, translated from the exons ATGATTATAGAAAATCCAGATGCGTTCAAAACATGGTTGACCTCCATATTGGAACCCCT ATGTGATGCTGATCCGGCAGCATTAGCCAAATATGTCTATGCACTTGTTAAGAAAGACAAGGCATTGGATGAGCTTCGTGATGGAATGCTGGATCAGCTTGATGTGTTCTTGCAACAAg AGACCAAACCGTTTGTAGAGATGCTGTTTAAGGCATTGGAGAGCCAGGAGTACCTAAAGCCTGTTGAGGAGAAGAAAGATGAAATGGCAATAGAACCTGAAGTACCAGTTGAGGAGCCACAACCTGAGAATCATG tgGCTCCAATGCCTACGGACATGCCTGAAGACAAGCAACGGAACCATTCCCCCCCTGCTGCAGAAGTGAAGGAGCCTCCTCGACACCGAGTCGTGGTACCAAGGAGACCTCCGCAACATGAGCATACTCTAGTCAAG GTATTACCTACTGAACTCCTAGAAGAACCAGTGGAACCTCCAAGGAGAAGAGATAGAAGGAATGATTTG ATACGTGATAAAGATGACCGTCGCCGCCGCCGTTCCCGGTCATGGGAGAGACGTTCCCGGGCGAGACGACACCCACGTGACGATGGACATCCGGATAGACG GAGACCATCACGATCTCCATCACCAAGAGGTCGGTATAGGAACAGAAGTCCACCGACTGCATTATTGGATAGACAGCCTAGCCGGTCTAG GTCAAGATCTCCAATGACTCGTGATAGAGATCTCGAGAGAGAAAGAGATAGACTGCGTCCCGCGCGTGAGTTGGAGCGAGATAGAATGTCGCGCGACCGAGAGCACCGGGATCGCTTGTCTCGCTCTAGAGACCGAGAAAG GTCTCGTGACAGATCGCGCGATAGGACGTTATCGCCGCACGACACAAGATTAGACCACACGGACACGTACAAACGGAGATGTCGAGACTTTGACG TGAAAGGCTACTGTATGCGCGGCGATCTTTGCGAATGGGATCACGGTGTGGATCCCGTTGTGCTGGAAGACGCTGCTCTTACCAGAGTTCTGGCTTTGCCACCACCTGTACCAG AATACAACCCGGCTACTCCGGACATCTGGGTGGGAGGAGGATTCGCGGCGTTCCCCCCGGCGCCTCACCCCCCGCCCGCCCATCACATGACGCCCAGGGAACTTGTGCCTATACCTAG AGTACGTCACGAAATGCCAACTGGAGCGATGGTACCTCCCGTGCCGAGACATCCTCCGCCGATGAAGAAGAACTTTGACTATAATAGACTTG gcTCTAACAGACCACCGTTACCGGGAAAGGGTATGAATTGCTCCTTAGAAGTGAAGAAAGTGCCTCACGGACTCAACGACATAACACATCTGAACAACCACTTCAGCAAGTTTGGCAAGATCGTTAATATTCAG GTTTGCTTTGAAGGCGATCCCGAAGCAGCCCTTGTGACATTCTCTAATCCAACGGAAGCAAATGTTGCCTACAAAAGTACAGAAGCAGTGTTGAATAATAGATTCATCAAGCTGTTTTGGCACAACCCTGAG AACAAACAAGAGAACGCAGCGCCAACCGCTCAACAGAAAAACCAGAACAGCAACCCACTCTCGCACAACAAAGTCTACATCAACAAAGACAACATTAAGGCGAGTGAGCAGAATAAACAGAAAGAAAAG TTGAAAGAGACGAACGGCGAAACAGAGAAGAAAGACGAGAAACCGTTGGACAAGTACAAGGAAGTTATGGAGAGGTACAAACGTGCCCAGGTGCTTCTTCAGACGCAGCTGACGCAGCAGAAAGTTACCATAAGCAAGTTGGAGAGTG GTAACGTCAGTGAAGAGCAGAAAACAGAATTCATGGAGACGATAAAGGCTGCACAAGGGGCCATAGAGAAATTGAGGAAAGAACTTGTTGCATACAATGGCATGATCAAACATCTGCAG gAGGAGAATGTGTCGCGCTCCATGTCTCGGCTACAACTGAATCAG GGAAAGAAGCCAAAAACGGCTGCAGAGGCCCAAAAAGAGATTCTGGATGCTGAACTGGATATCATTACTAAACAACAg GAGGGGCAAGACGTTACGGAATTGGCGAAGAAAATTGTAGACATGCGACGCAAGATGTCCATACAGTTTCCATCTCACACAAGCGTTAGAAAAGTCCACTCTAG CTATCGAATTATCAGGAGACGGCTTCG GGGTGGTCGTTTTAACCCCGCAATGCGTTACACGCGTAACGCAGCCGCACCGGCCCCGAAGACGTTCAGCGATTTGTCTGTCGATCACCGGCCTCGCACTCTGCTGATATCCGGCTTTGAACCGGATGAATTGGAGGCCGTGCAGACGCATTTTGCG AAATATGGAGAGATTGTCGGTAAAGTCGTGAACATGTCTGTCCCGGAACTGACGGTGCAGTACAAAATCCGACCCCAAGCTGAAATGGCTCTGATGCGTGGCAGGAACTACAATGATCGGACGCTCAGT ATAACGTGGGTAGCCAACAATAAGCCCCTTGGAGCAGCGCCAAGCGCGACCCAAAATGGAGATGCGCCAGCGCAGGAGAACAGTAAGGATACGCAG AACCAGGAGCAAAGCGAGGACTTCCGGTTCGATGAGGAAGATGAGGATGAAGCCGACGAAGAAAGGTCTTGGAGGCGTTGA
- the LOC125055207 gene encoding RNA-binding protein 26 isoform X8: MIIENPDAFKTWLTSILEPLCDADPAALAKYVYALVKKDKALDELRDGMLDQLDVFLQQETKPFVEMLFKALESQEYLKPVEEKKDEMAIEPEVPVEEPQPENHVAPMPTDMPEDKQRNHSPPAAEVKEPPRHRVVVPRRPPQHEHTLVKVLPTELLEEPVEPPRRRDRRNDLIRDKDDRRRRRSRSWERRSRARRHPRDDGHPDRRRPSRSPSPRGRYRNRSPPTALLDRQPSRSRSRSPMTRDRDLERERDRLRPARELERDRMSRDREHRDRLSRSRDRERSRDRSRDRTLSPHDTRLDHTDTYKRRCRDFDVKGYCMRGDLCEWDHGVDPVVLEDAALTRVLALPPPVPEYNPATPDIWVGGGFAAFPPAPHPPPAHHMTPRELVPIPRVRHEMPTGAMVPPVPRHPPPMKKNFDYNRLGSNRPPLPGKGMNCSLEVKKVPHGLNDITHLNNHFSKFGKIVNIQVCFEGDPEAALVTFSNPTEANVAYKSTEAVLNNRFIKLFWHNPENKQENAAPTAQQKNQNSNPLSHNKVYINKDNIKASEQNKQKEKLKETNGETEKKDEKPLDKYKEVMERYKRAQVLLQTQLTQQKVTISKLESGNVSEEQKTEFMETIKAAQGAIEKLRKELVAYNGMIKHLQEENVSRSMSRLQLNQGKKPKTAAEAQKEILDAELDIITKQQEGQDVTELAKKIVDMRRKMSIQFPSHTSVRKVHSRGGRFNPAMRYTRNAAAPAPKTFSDLSVDHRPRTLLISGFEPDELEAVQTHFAKYGEIVGKVVNMSVPELTVQYKIRPQAEMALMRGRNYNDRTLSITWVANNKPLGAAPSATQNGDAPAQENSKDTQNQEQSEDFRFDEEDEDEADEERSWRR; encoded by the exons ATGATTATAGAAAATCCAGATGCGTTCAAAACATGGTTGACCTCCATATTGGAACCCCT ATGTGATGCTGATCCGGCAGCATTAGCCAAATATGTCTATGCACTTGTTAAGAAAGACAAGGCATTGGATGAGCTTCGTGATGGAATGCTGGATCAGCTTGATGTGTTCTTGCAACAAg AGACCAAACCGTTTGTAGAGATGCTGTTTAAGGCATTGGAGAGCCAGGAGTACCTAAAGCCTGTTGAGGAGAAGAAAGATGAAATGGCAATAGAACCTGAAGTACCAGTTGAGGAGCCACAACCTGAGAATCATG tgGCTCCAATGCCTACGGACATGCCTGAAGACAAGCAACGGAACCATTCCCCCCCTGCTGCAGAAGTGAAGGAGCCTCCTCGACACCGAGTCGTGGTACCAAGGAGACCTCCGCAACATGAGCATACTCTAGTCAAG GTATTACCTACTGAACTCCTAGAAGAACCAGTGGAACCTCCAAGGAGAAGAGATAGAAGGAATGATTTG ATACGTGATAAAGATGACCGTCGCCGCCGCCGTTCCCGGTCATGGGAGAGACGTTCCCGGGCGAGACGACACCCACGTGACGATGGACATCCGGATAGACG GAGACCATCACGATCTCCATCACCAAGAGGTCGGTATAGGAACAGAAGTCCACCGACTGCATTATTGGATAGACAGCCTAGCCGGTCTAG GTCAAGATCTCCAATGACTCGTGATAGAGATCTCGAGAGAGAAAGAGATAGACTGCGTCCCGCGCGTGAGTTGGAGCGAGATAGAATGTCGCGCGACCGAGAGCACCGGGATCGCTTGTCTCGCTCTAGAGACCGAGAAAG GTCTCGTGACAGATCGCGCGATAGGACGTTATCGCCGCACGACACAAGATTAGACCACACGGACACGTACAAACGGAGATGTCGAGACTTTGACG TGAAAGGCTACTGTATGCGCGGCGATCTTTGCGAATGGGATCACGGTGTGGATCCCGTTGTGCTGGAAGACGCTGCTCTTACCAGAGTTCTGGCTTTGCCACCACCTGTACCAG AATACAACCCGGCTACTCCGGACATCTGGGTGGGAGGAGGATTCGCGGCGTTCCCCCCGGCGCCTCACCCCCCGCCCGCCCATCACATGACGCCCAGGGAACTTGTGCCTATACCTAG AGTACGTCACGAAATGCCAACTGGAGCGATGGTACCTCCCGTGCCGAGACATCCTCCGCCGATGAAGAAGAACTTTGACTATAATAGACTTG gcTCTAACAGACCACCGTTACCGGGAAAGGGTATGAATTGCTCCTTAGAAGTGAAGAAAGTGCCTCACGGACTCAACGACATAACACATCTGAACAACCACTTCAGCAAGTTTGGCAAGATCGTTAATATTCAG GTTTGCTTTGAAGGCGATCCCGAAGCAGCCCTTGTGACATTCTCTAATCCAACGGAAGCAAATGTTGCCTACAAAAGTACAGAAGCAGTGTTGAATAATAGATTCATCAAGCTGTTTTGGCACAACCCTGAG AACAAACAAGAGAACGCAGCGCCAACCGCTCAACAGAAAAACCAGAACAGCAACCCACTCTCGCACAACAAAGTCTACATCAACAAAGACAACATTAAGGCGAGTGAGCAGAATAAACAGAAAGAAAAG TTGAAAGAGACGAACGGCGAAACAGAGAAGAAAGACGAGAAACCGTTGGACAAGTACAAGGAAGTTATGGAGAGGTACAAACGTGCCCAGGTGCTTCTTCAGACGCAGCTGACGCAGCAGAAAGTTACCATAAGCAAGTTGGAGAGTG GTAACGTCAGTGAAGAGCAGAAAACAGAATTCATGGAGACGATAAAGGCTGCACAAGGGGCCATAGAGAAATTGAGGAAAGAACTTGTTGCATACAATGGCATGATCAAACATCTGCAG gAGGAGAATGTGTCGCGCTCCATGTCTCGGCTACAACTGAATCAG GGAAAGAAGCCAAAAACGGCTGCAGAGGCCCAAAAAGAGATTCTGGATGCTGAACTGGATATCATTACTAAACAACAg GAGGGGCAAGACGTTACGGAATTGGCGAAGAAAATTGTAGACATGCGACGCAAGATGTCCATACAGTTTCCATCTCACACAAGCGTTAGAAAAGTCCACTCTAG GGGTGGTCGTTTTAACCCCGCAATGCGTTACACGCGTAACGCAGCCGCACCGGCCCCGAAGACGTTCAGCGATTTGTCTGTCGATCACCGGCCTCGCACTCTGCTGATATCCGGCTTTGAACCGGATGAATTGGAGGCCGTGCAGACGCATTTTGCG AAATATGGAGAGATTGTCGGTAAAGTCGTGAACATGTCTGTCCCGGAACTGACGGTGCAGTACAAAATCCGACCCCAAGCTGAAATGGCTCTGATGCGTGGCAGGAACTACAATGATCGGACGCTCAGT ATAACGTGGGTAGCCAACAATAAGCCCCTTGGAGCAGCGCCAAGCGCGACCCAAAATGGAGATGCGCCAGCGCAGGAGAACAGTAAGGATACGCAG AACCAGGAGCAAAGCGAGGACTTCCGGTTCGATGAGGAAGATGAGGATGAAGCCGACGAAGAAAGGTCTTGGAGGCGTTGA